A region of Ursus arctos isolate Adak ecotype North America unplaced genomic scaffold, UrsArc2.0 scaffold_31, whole genome shotgun sequence DNA encodes the following proteins:
- the LOC125283528 gene encoding putative olfactory receptor 2B8, which yields MEQKNGSSFTGFVLLGFSDRPQLELVLFVVLLIFYLFTLLGNTTIIALSHLDPHLQTPMYFFLSNLSFLDLCYTTSTVPQLLVHLRGADKSISFGGCIVQLFVALGLGGTECILLGVMAFDRYAAICRPLHYTVVMHPRLCALMASASWVIGFANSSLQTVLTFLVPLCGRNKIDHFFCEVPPLLKLACVDTTVNESVLFFVGVIVLLVPVALITVSYGRIVRAVLRIKSSAGQRKAFGTCGSHITVVSLFYGTAIYAYLQPSNNYSQGQGKFVSLFYTIVTPMVNPVIYTLRNKDVTGAMKKVFCRGHDSR from the coding sequence ATGGAACAGAAAAATGGCAGTTCTTTCACTGGGTTTGTCCTGCTGGGTTTCTCGGACCGGCCTCAGCTGGAGCTCGTCCTCTTCGTGGTTCTGCTGATCTTCTATCTGTTCACTCTGCTGGGAAACACCACCATCATTGCCTTGTCCCACCTGGACCCCCATCTTCAgactcccatgtactttttcctctccAACCTGAGCTTTCTGGACCTGTGCTACACGACCAGCACTGTCCCGCAGCTCCTGGTTCATCTCAGGGGAGCAGACAAGTCTATCTCGTTTGGTGGCTGCATAGTTCAGCTCTTTGTCGCTCTAGGATTGGGAGGCACTGAATGCATTCTCTTAGGGGTCATGGCATTTGACCGCTATGCAGCCATCTGCAGGCCCCTGCACTACACAGTGGTCATGCACCCCCGTCTCTGTGCCCTCATGGCTTCCGCATCGTGGGTCATTGGTTTTGCCAACTCCTCATTGCAGACAGTGCTCACCTTCCTTGTACCACTTtgtgggagaaataaaatagacCATTTCTTTTGTGAGGTCCCCCCACTGCTCAAGCTTGCCTGTGTTGACACCACTGTGAATGAGTCTGTGCTCTTCTTTGTCGGTGTGATCGTTCTCCTCGTGCCTGTGGCCTTAATCACGGTCTCGTATGGTCGGATTGTCAGAGCAGTCTTAAGAATAAAGTCATCTGCAGGGCAGAGGAAAGCATTTGGGACGTGTGGGTCCCACATCACGGTGGTCTCCCTGTTCTATGGCACGGCCATCTACGCTTACCTCCAGCCCAGCAACAACTACTCCCAGGGTCAGGGCAAGTTCGTTTCTCTGTTTTACACCATCGTCACCCCCATGGTCAACCCCGTCATATATACACTGCGGAACAAGGATGTGACGGGAGCAATGAAGAAGGTGTTTTGCAGGGGCCATGACTCCAGATGA
- the LOC125283531 gene encoding putative olfactory receptor 2B8 has protein sequence MEQKNGSSFTGFILLGFSDRPQLELVLFVVLLIFYLFTLLGNTTIIALSHLDPHLQTPMYFFLSNLSFLDLCYTTSTVPQLLVHLRGTDKSISFGGCVAQLFISLGLGCTECILLGVMAFDRYAAICRPLHYTVVMHPRLCALMASASWFIGFANSSLETVLIFLVPLCGRNKIDHFLCEVPPLLKLACVDTTANESELFFVSVIILFIPVALITFSYGRIVRAVLRIKSSAGQRKAFGTCGSHITVVSLFYGTAIYAYLQPNNNHSQDQGKFVSLFYTIVTPMVNPVIYTLRNKDVTGAMKNMIFRGHDSR, from the coding sequence ATGGAACAGAAAAATGGCAGTTCTTTCACTGGGTTTATCCTGCTGGGTTTCTCGGACCGGCCTCAGCTGGAGCTCGTCCTCTTCGTGGTTCTTCTGATCTTCTATCTGTTCACTCTGCTGGGAAACACCACCATCATTGCCTTGTCCCACCTGGACCCCCATCTTCAgactcccatgtactttttcctctccAACCTGAGCTTTCTTGACCTGTGCTACACGACCAGCACTGTCCCGCAGCTCCTGGTTCATCTCAGGGGAACAGACAAGTCTATCTCCTTTGGCGGCTGTGTGGCTCAGCTCTTCATTTCTCTAGGGTTGGGCTGCACAGAGTGCATTCTCTTAGGGGTCATGGCATTTGACCGCTATGCAGCCATCTGCAGGCCCCTGCACTACACAGTGGTCATGCACCCCCGTCTCTGTGCCCTCATGGCTTCTGCATCGTGGTTCATTGGTTTTGCCAACTCCTCATTGGAGACAGTGCTCATCTTCCTTGTACCACTTtgtgggagaaataaaatagacCATTTCCTTTGTGAGGTCCCCCCACTGCTTAAGCTTGCCTGTGTTGACACGACTGCGAATGAGTCTGAGCTCTTCTTTGTCAGTGTGATCATTCTCTTCATCCCTGTGGCCTTAATCACCTTCTCCTATGGTCGGATTGTCAGGGCAGTCTTAAGAATAAAGTCATCTGCAGGGCAGAGGAAAGCATTTGGGACGTGTGGGTCCCACATCACGGTGGTCTCCCTGTTCTATGGCACGGCCATCTACGCTTACCTCCAGCCCAACAATAACCACTCCCAGGATCAGGGCAAGTTCGTTTCTCTGTTCTACACCATCGTCACCCCCATGGTCAACCCCGTAATATATACACTGCGGAACAAGGATGTGACAGGAGCAATGAAGAACATGATTTTCAGGGGCCATGACTCTAGATGA
- the LOC125283523 gene encoding putative olfactory receptor 2B8, with protein sequence MEQKNGSSFTGFILLGFSDRPQLELVLFVVLLIFYLFTLLGNTTIIALSHLDPHLQTPMYFFLSNLSFLDLCYTTSTVPQLLVHLRGTDKSISFGGCVAQMFVSLGLGCTECILLGVMAFDRYAAICRPLHYTVVMHPRLCALMASASWVIGFANSLLQTVLTFLVPRCGRNKIDHFLCEVPPLLKLACVDTTANESELFFLGVIILLIPVALITVSYGRIVRAVLRIKSSAGQRKAFGTCGSHITVVSLFYGTAIYAYLQPSNNYSQDQGKFVSLFYTIVTPMVNPVIYTLRNKDVTGAMRKVLCRDHDSR encoded by the coding sequence ATGGAACAGAAAAATGGCAGTTCTTTCACTGGGTTTATCCTGCTGGGTTTCTCGGACCGGCCTCAGCTGGAGCTCGTCCTCTTCGTGGTTCTGCTGATCTTCTATCTGTTCACTCTGCTGGGAAACACCACCATCATTGCCTTGTCCCACCTGGACCCCCACCTTCAgactcccatgtactttttcctctccAACCTGAGCTTTCTGGACCTGTGCTACACGACCAGCACTGTCCCGCAGCTCCTGGTTCATCTCAGGGGAACAGACAAGTCTATCTCCTTTGGCGGCTGTGTGGCTCAGATGTTTGTTTCTCTAGGGTTGGGCTGCACAGAGTGCATTCTCTTAGGGGTCATGGCATTTGACCGCTATGCAGCCATCTGCAGGCCCCTGCACTACACAGTGGTCATGCACCCCCGTCTCTGTGCCCTCATGGCTTCTGCATCGTGGGTCATTGGTTTTGCCAACTCCTTATTGCAGACTGTGCTCACCTTCCTTGTACCACGTtgtgggagaaataaaatagatcaCTTCCTTTGCGAGGTCCCGCCACTGCTCAAGCTTGCCTGTGTTGACACGACTGCGAATGAGTCTGAGCTCTTCTTTCTCGGTGTGATCATTCTCCTCATCCCTGTGGCCTTAATCACAGTCTCCTATGGTCGGATTGTCAGGGCAGTCTTAAGAATAAAGTCATCTGCAGGGCAGAGGAAAGCGTTTGGGACGTGTGGGTCCCACATCACTGTGGTCTCCCTGTTCTATGGCACGGCCATCTACGCTTACCTCCAGCCCAGCAACAACTACTCCCAGGATCAGGGCAAGTTCGTTTCTCTGTTCTACACCATCGTCACCCCCATGGTCAACCCCGTCATATATACACTGCGGAACAAGGATGTGACAGGAGCAATGAGGAAGGTGCTTTGCAGGGACCATGACTCCAGATGA